CGTCAGGCCCATCTGGCTCGAAATCCAGCGCGGCACCTGTGCGCCAACGGCCATCAGATTCAGATTGAGCTCCAGCTGATCGAACCGTGAGCCGGCGGCCTCGCGGATCCATGCAATCCGTTCGGCGACTCCGGCCTCGGTCTCGGTTGGCGCGATGCCGAGCGCGATGATGTCGGCCTCGCGGGCAGCCAGCTCGAGGAGCCGCCGCTTGCTGGCGGCGACCAGGATAGGAGGCCTTGGCTGCTGCACGGGCCGGGGTGAGATCTGCGCATCAGCCCCCGCGTAGTGTGGCCCGGTCGCCGTCGCCGTCTGTCCCGACAGCAACGCCTTGAGCAGCGCGAGCGATTCCGCGAGCCGCGCAACACGCACCGCGCCCGAATCGAAGGGGATGCCGAGCATGCGGTTGTCCTCGGCGGCGTCGGGCCGGCCAACGCCGATACCCAGCTCGAAGCGGCCGCCCGAAAGCACATCGACGGTCGCCGCCTCTTTCGCCAGGAAGACCGGGTTCCGATAGTCGTTCGCGATCACGTAGGTTCCCACCCGCAGCGTGCGGGTCGCCACCGCGGCTGCGGTCAACGCCGGTAGGGGAGCAAGAGTGTACCGCAACCCATCCGGCATCAGCAGGGTCGCGTATCCCATCGACTCGATGCGGCGGGCCTTCACGGCCCACTCCTCGCCCGAGCGCGCCATCGCCGCGACCACGCCAAACCGGAACGGACGCACAGCCAACGACCCCAACCCTAAGTTACCCTCCCCCGGTCGCGGGGGAGGGCCGGGGTGGGGGTTGAAATACCCTCAGGCAATCGTCGGATCCTGCGGCTTGGTCGCTGGGGGCGTCGTCTGTGGCGTCGTTGGCGCCGGGTCGTGGGTGTGATCGTGGTAATGCTTCCCACCGTAACCCCAGGGACCGCGTCCCCACGAGCGCCACATGAAGAGTCGGAAGAAAAAGAACCCGATCAGCAGCAGCCAGAACAGGCCGAAGAAGGGGAAGAAGCCGAAGCCGTCATAGCCGCGGTAGATGACCTCACTGCCGCCCGGCGCTGTGGTAACCACCGTGGCTGTCTGGCCGGCGTGATAGGCGATCGCCCCAACGATCGCCGCGATGGCCGCCGTCCCGAGCCCCCAGATCCATAGAAAACCGAACCGTCGATTCATGTATGAGCCTCCTTTGTTTCTGAGGTTCATCATGCCCACCACTTGTGAACGACTTGTGAATCGGCGACGAGCGCTCGATAAAAGGTCGGGATATCATCAGGCGACATGCCCAGCCTCCTTCGCGTGCTCGCCACGTACCTTCGCCCCTATGCCCGCCCCGTTACCCTGGTCGTCGGCCTGCTGCTCATCCAGGCCATCACCAACCTCTATTTGCCCAACCTCAGCGCCGACATCATCAACAACGGCGTCACGAAGGGGGACCTGGGCTATATCTGGCGGATAGGCGCCATCATGCTCGCGCTGGCGGTCGTCGTCGGCATCCTCGCCATCGTCGCGGTCTACTTTGCGTCCCGGGCGGCGATGGGTTTCGGCCGTGACGTCCGGCGGGCGGTCTTCGAGCGCGTCCAGCAGTTCTCCGCCACGGAGATGAACCGCTTCGGCACGCCGTCGCTGATCACGCGAAACACCAATGACGTCCAGCAGGTGCAACTCTTCGTCCAGATGGCGCTCACCATGCTGGTGACGGCGCCCATCATCCTGGTCGGCGGCATCATCCTGGCGGTCCGTGAGAACGTCACGCTGTCGGCCATCCTGATCGTGATTCTTCCGCTGATGATCGCGGTCTTCGCGGTCCTGATGTATTTCGCGATTCCGCTCTTCCAATCGATGCAGCGGAAGATCGACCGCATCACCGAAGTCCTTCGCGAGCAGATCACGGGCGTTCGTGTCATCCGCGCCTTCAACCGAATCCCCTACGAGCGCGACCGCTTCAAGGCGGCCAACGTCGACCTCACCACGACCGCCCTGCGCGTCAACCGGATCTTCGCCCTGGCGCTGCCGGCATTGCTGGCCATCATGAACCTCTCGAGCGTCGCCGTCGTCTGGTTCGGCGGTCATCTGATCGACAGCGGCCAGATGCCGGTCGGCAACTTGATCGCGTTTCTCGCCTACATCCTGCAGATCATGTTCGCCGTGATGATGGCCGTCATGATGATCATCTTCATCCCGCGTGCGGCCGCCAGCGCGGCGCGACTCGAGGCGGTCCTCAACACCCAACCCGCGATCACCGATCCCGAGCAGCCGGTTGAGCCCACGGCCATAACCGGCGCGGTCGAATTCCGCGACGTCACGTTCGGCTATCCGGGCGGCGAGAAGCCGGTGCTGCACGGCCTCTCGTTCGAGCTGCGACCAGGTGCCACGACGGCGATCATCGGCGGCACGGGCTCCGGCAAGACGACCCTCTTGAATTTGATTCCCCGATTCTTCGACACCACGGACGGCGCGGTCTACGTCAACGATGTCGACGTACGCCAGCAGCCGCTCGAAACCCTGTGGAGCTCGATCGGGCTCGTCCCTCAGCAGGCCTACCTTTTCAAGGGCACGATCGCGCAGAACCTGCGATTCGGCAAGGACGACGCCACCGAGGCCGAACTCTGGCACGCGCTCGAGGTCGCGCAGGCCCGCGACTTCGTGGCCGCGATGCCGGAAACGCTCGAGGCACCGGTGGACCAGGGTGGGACCAACCTTTCGGGAGGCCAGCGTCAGCGCCTGGCGATCGCCAGGGCGCTCGTCAGGCGACCAACCCTCTACCTGTTTGACGATTGCTTCTCGGCACTCGATGCCGGGACCGATGCCCGATTGCGCTCCGCCCTCAAGCCGGAGGCGCGTGACGCCGCGGTGGTGATCGTGGCGCAGCGGGTCAGCACCATTCTCTCGGCCGACCAGATCATCGTCCTCGACGCCGGGCGGATCGTCGGCATCGGAACCCATCAAGAGCTGCTGTCCAGCACCGAGGCCTACCGCGAGATCGTCGCCTCGCAGCTGGGCGAGGAGGCGGTCGCATGATGGCGCGCGGCGCGGGCGGGCGACCGCCGGCGCGGCCCGGTTTCGGCGGCGGCTTCGGCGGCATGATGCCGCCGCAGAAGACGAAGGACCTCGGCAAGACACTGCGACAATTGCTCGCGCGGCTTCAACCGGAGCGGATGCGGATCATCGTCGCCGCCGTCCTGGCACTGGGCAGCGTCGCCGGCAGCGTCATCGGCCCGAAGATCATCGGCAACGCGACGAATGTCATCTTCGACGGCGTCATCGGCAAGAGCCTGCCCGCCGGGATCACCAAGCAGCAAGCGGTCGCGGGCCTTCGGGCGCAGGGCCATGGCCAGATCGCCGACCTCGTGTCGGGGGCGAACGTCGTGCCCGGCCGTGGGATCGACTTCACGCAGCTCGGTCAGATCCTCGCCCTGGCCGCACTGATCTACCTGCTGGCCGCCGCCCTGACCTGGATGCTCTCCTACATCATGGCCGGCGTGGCGCAGCGCACCGTCTACGGGTTGCGCCGGGACGCCGACGCCAAGCTCGCTCGCCTCCCGCTGAAATACTTCGATAGCCACGCCCACGGCGACATGCTCAGCCGCGTCACCAACGACATCGACAACATCACGACCACCTTGCAGCAGGGCATGAGCCAGTTCCTCACCTCGACGTTGACCATCGTCGGGGTCCTGGCGGTGATGGTCTGGATCAGCCCCTTGCTCGCGGCGGTGGCCCTGGTCACTGTCCCAGTCTCGATCGTCGTCACCCTGCTGGTCGCCCGCCGATCGCAGAAGCATTTCGCCGCGCAGTGGGCGCGTACCGGCATGCTCAACGGCCAGGTCGAGCAGGTCCACACCGGACACGCGCTGGTGCAGGTCTTCGGCCGCCGCCAGAAGGCGATCGAGGAATTCGATCAGCAGAACCAGGCGCTCTACGAGGCCGGCTTCATGGCGGGGTTCCTCTCGGGCATCATCATGCCGGCGATGGGGTTCCTGGGCAATCTCAACTACGTCGTCATCGCCGCCGTCGGCGGCTACCGGGTCGCAACCGGCTCGATCACGCTGGGCGACGTCCAGGCCTTCATCCAGTACTCGCGCCAGTTCACGATGCCGATCAGCCAGCTCGCCGGCCAGTTGAACCTGCTGCAGTCTGGGCTGGCGTCGGCCGAGCGCATTTTCGAGTTTCTCGGAGAAGAGGAAGAGACGCCCGACGCAGTCGTTTCGCCTCACTCGCTCGCAGGGGAGGGTCAGGGAGGGGGCGCGGTGACCATGGAGCACGTTTCATTCCGCTACGAGCCGGAGAAGCCCTTGATCACCGACTTCAATCTCGAAGTCCGGCCGGGCCAGACGATTGCGATCGTCGGGCCGACCGGCGCGGGCAAGACGACCATTGTCAACCTGCTGATGCGCTTCTACGACATCGACGAGGGGCGGATCTGCCTCGATGGCATCAACACGCGCGACCTCCGACGCGATGACGTTCGCCGCGTGTTCGGCATGGTGCTGCAGGATACGTGGCTCTTCACCGGCACGATCCGCGACAACATCGGCTACGGGAAGATCGGGGCGAGCAACGAGGAGATCGTGGCCGCCGCGCAGGCCGCCTACGTGGACCAATTCGTCCGGACGCTGCCCGACGGGTACGACACCGTGCTGACCGATGATGCCTCCAACATCTCCGCCGGGCAGAAACAGCTGCTCACGATCGCGCGCGCCTTCCTTGCCGATCCGACCGTCCTCATCCTCGACGAGGCGACGAGCAGCGTTGACACGCGCACCGAGGTGCTGATCCAGCAGGCGATGGCGCGCCTCCGGCAAGGAAGGACGGGCTTCGTGATCGCGCACCGGCTGTCGACGATCCGCAACGCCGACAGCATCGTCGTGATGGATCAGGGCAGAATCGTCGAAATGGGCAGCCATGCGGAGCTGCTCCGCCGCGGCGGCTTCTACTACACGCTGTACAACAGCCAGTTCACGGACGCGCTCGCCCAGGCCAGCTAGGACTCCTGGATTCTCCCTCCACCTTTGGGGGAGGATCGGGGTGGGGGCCGCTAGACCGAAACGGCTTGGCTTCCGCGCTTCCGCTTATCCACGAAAAAGGGCCGGCGTCGAACGGAATCTGCGGGCGAGGCATACCCAAGAAGTAGCGGCCGAACTCAGCTTCGCGGAGGGCGGATTCCTCCCCGGCTCCCGCCTTGAGGGTCACCAACCGCGTAGAAACCGACGTTCGCGCCTGCTGCTTCCGGCTGTGTGTGGGCGCGGTCCCCCCGAGAGACTTAACCGCTGGTGCAATCGGGAGGGGTAAAATAGGCCAGAGCTAACTACAGGGGGTCGGGGGCGTTGAAAACCTGGATACCTTTAGTCGTCGGCTTAATAAGCCTCGGACTCATGGCGGACAGTTGCTCAGCCACCGGTAACACGGCAGCGTCAACCCCAGCGGCGACTAACGGCGCAAGCGCCGCCACTACCACTAAGGCGACTGCCACTCCTCCGCCCAAGCCAAAATTCGCCACATTTCACGACGGGACAGAAAGGGTCGGGAAGGACATTCAGCCTGGAACGTATCGGACAAGAACCGGCTCATCGGGCTGCTACTTTGCGCGCCTCAAAGGCTTTGGTGGATCGATCGACGACATTCTCGCCAACGACAACACCGATGCCCCGTCAGTCGTGACAATTGCCGCGACGGATCAGGGCTTCCAGTCCAATAACTGTGCGACGTGGACAAGCGATTTGTCGGCTATCACGAAAACGCGCACAACGTTCGGCGATGGAGATTACATCGTGGGGACTGACATCCAGCCGGGGACCTACCGAAGCACAGGACAGTCCGGTTGCTACTGGGCGCGGCTCAAAGGATTCGGCCATACAACCGATGACGTTCTCGCCAATGACAACACCGATAACCCGGCGGTCGTGACCATCGCGGCAACAGACCAAGGGTTTGAGTCGACTCGTTGCGGGAACTGGACGGGGGGCTGAGATCGAAGTCCACTTGTGCGAGTAGTCAGTTCCGATGATGAGGGCCGGCAACTAACTCGTCGGACTGGGCGCGGGGGGGAGGGCTATACCGCGGTTACCTTCGGCGCCGGAATGTAGCGTGTCCACACGACACGGTCGCCCTCGAAGTCAACCTCGAGGATCGCCGCCTTGCCGACCTGCTTGTGATACATCTCGCGCTCGGTCTGGGGCCGGCCGTCCAGCAGGATCCAGGCGGCCTGCAACGGGTCGGCATGACTGATCAGGAGCGACACCTCGTCCGGGTGCTCGTGGGCGACTCGGTTGGCAACATCCAATACCCGCCGGCCCAGCGTCTCGATCGATTCGTCACCAGCCTGGCTTCCGCGCCGGAGCTTGTGCACGAAGAAACGCGGCCGTCGAATCGGAATCTGCCAGCGCGGCACGCCCTGCAAGTAGCGGCCGAACTCGGCCTCGCGCAGGGCGGGCTCGGGGATCAGCGGCACGGGAGCCGGCAGCTGCGCGTTGACGATCTCGGCGGTTTCGCGGGCGCGGTCGAGCGGACTGTGGACGATTCGTCGCACGCCACTATCTCGCAGCGACTGCCCGACCGCGGCCGCCTGCGCCCGGCCGAGCTGGCTGAGACCAAAGCCCGGAAGGTGCCCATAAATGACCCCCTGCGGATTTTCCACGTCGGCGTGCCGCATCAGCAACACCTGGGTGGTTGGCGCGCTCACCGGTTCGAACGGAAGGGGGAGCGAATCCTGGTTCAGGTGCTCTCGTTGGTGCGAAGTCGCTTCGCCATCGCCGCGATCACCTGGAGCGCCAGCGTGGAATTGCCTTTGATCGCATCGGCGAACTGGCTATGGCTCAGCACCATGGCCTCGACGGGACCGTCGGTCACCACGGTCGCGGTCGCCCGTCCCCGGTCGAGCATGCCGATCTCGCCGAAGAAGTCACCGGGGCCAAGCCGGGCCGCCGGCTTGCCGGCACGGGTCACCTGCACGTGGCCGCTTTCCAGGACGAAGAAGGACTCGGTCGGCTCTCCCTCTCGGATCAGCGTCTGACCCGGCTTGAGACTGACCTCATCGACGCGACTGGCAACGAACTCGAGGTCGCGTTTCGAGATCCCGGCGAAAAGCGGCACGCGGGTCAGCCGCTCGACCTTCGGATCCGGCACGTTAGAAAACATACCACCTAAATCCCCCTCCCCCTATGGGAATCGCGGTATCTCCCTCCCCGCTCGCGGGGGAGGGTCGGGGTGGGGGCTCATGCTCCTATGGGACAATGTCTGGCACCGTCGCGGCGGGAAGATGGCCCAGGTCAATCTCGATAACGCGCTGAAATCGGGGCGCGAAGCAGTTCGCCGCCACGCCTTCTCACCGGCATTCGACCGGCTCCGGAGCCCGATCGCGTCCTCGCCACCGTCCTGTTCACGGACATCGTCGGGTCGACCGAGCGAGCCGCAGCGATCGGCGACAATGCGTGGCGTGACGTGCTGGAGCAGCATCACGCTTCGGTGCGTCGCGAGCTCACACACTTCCGCGGACAGGAGATCGGCACGACCGGTGACGGGTTCCTTGCCACCTTCGACGGGCCGGCCCGCGCCGTCCGCTGCGCGGTCGCCATCCGCGACCGCCTCCGCGAGTCCGGCCTCGAGGTCCGAGCGGGCGTTTACACCGGTGAGTGCGAGCGCATGGGGGACAACATCGGCGGCCTTGCCGTGCACATCGGCTCGCGTGTCGCCGGGTTGGCCGGCCCGGGTGAAGTCCTCGCCTCGAGCACGGTCAAAGACCTTGTATCCGGTTCGGGGATCGTCTTCGAGGACCGCGGAGCGCATCCGCTGAAGGGATCCCTGGCGAGTGGCGCGTGTACCAGGTCGCCGCAGTCTGAATTTCCCCTCCTTCGCTTGCGGGGGTGGGTCAGGGTGGGGGTCTAGCCCAAAAAACTGGTACTTCTCCGGGGGACAGGCGGACCCTTGAGCTCTACGCTCGCGGCACTCCGGACGCCATTTCATGCCGGGGGAAGAGGAGTCTGCCATGAACCAGCTGAGGCTAACCCGTCGGGATCTTCTGAAGGGAGCGGCGGCTGCCGGCGGCCTGGCCGCAGCCGGTGCGCTGCTCGGTCCACTTGGCGTTCTGGCTGAACAGGAATCAGACGGTGAATCAATGGCGTTCGGGCCGTGGTCGCCTCCGCAGCCGATCGCTGAGCTGGCTTCGACGCACAGCGACTACCATCCCGCCATCTCGAGGGACGGGCGAAGCCTTTACTTCACCACCGATCGTGACGCGCCGAGCTTCCCGGCCGAGATCATGGTCTCGCAACGAGAGGACGACGAGGCACCCTGGGGACCGCCGGTTGCGGTTGATGCCCTCAATCGACAGGGCTTCAACAGCGGCGTGCCGAACCTCGAGCCCAACGGTCACGTCATCTACTTCAACAGCAATCGTGGAGAAGGCCCGGGCGGCGGCGATCTGTATGTCTCACGGCGCCACGACCGGAAAGATGACTTCAGCTGGGAACTGCCAGTTCCACTCCCCGGCCAGCTCAACACGACGGCGAACGAATCCGGCCCAACCTACTTCAAGGAACGTCAAACCGATGTCGCGAGGCTGTACTTCACCCGATTCAGCGGGAAAGGTAGCCTCGGAGAGGCGAGCCAGGATTGGGATGTCTACTTCAGCCTTCAGGCCGACGACGGCAGCTTCGGAGCTGGACAGATCGTCCCCACCCTGAATTCCCCTTACGGACCGCCGTGGTCGCGGGATACGCGCACCGCGATCCGGCGCGACGGGCTCGAGATGTTCGTGACGACCAACCGTCACGCCGGGCTGGCCACGCCTACGGAGAACATCTGGGTGGCCACTCGCACAGACACCACTTCAGAAGACTGGACGATGTCGGTTCAGGCCGACCCCAACCTGAACAGCGGGCAGGGTGACGGTGGGCCGGCGCTGTCATGGGACGGTACGACGCTCTACTTCTTTTCGCAGCGAACGGCCAGCGACAAGCCAGGCAAGCGGCAATTGTGGATGAGCACGCGAGAGCGACTCTAGCGGCGATTCACGGAGATGCGAGCAAAGGGCGTACCGCGATCTGATCGAGAGCGGGGGAGTCCGATGACTGGTCGTAGGAGTAACGCGTCACGCGCGGGGGAACGACCTCGGCGACGTTCTCCAGCGTGTAGGGAGCGATCGGCACCACCTGCTCCATCACATAGACGTCGAGTGCCGTCCAGCACTCCGCGCTGCGCGCGTCTCCAAACATCGACATACACTCGTTGATTCGTGCGTCGACTGTAGGCACGTCGCTGACGCTGTATCCCCGCGCGCGCAGTTGTTCAGGCGTCGCGCCGAGCAACGCTTCGTTCCGAGGTCCGGACAGATCGCTGGGGAAGGTCGATGACGCGCTCATGAAGCTCGGCGCCAATCCTTCAGTGAGATAAATCCCGACCCGCTTTTCAGGACTTGTCGGAAAAGGCATCCCGACCACGACGTCAAGGTTGATCCCGAGCTCGCTCAGATCGGCCGCGATCATCCGTCCCAGCATTGGAAAACCGCCGAGCTCGGGAAACGGACCGGTGGCGCCTTTCCGCGCGACCGCCAGCACGTGCGTGCAGATCGGAACGGAACAGCGACCGATATGTTGCGGGTCGTACCGCGAGAGCTTCATCTCCCGGCTTGCCAGCTCGAGGTTGCCCGCCGCTGCGTCGGTCGCATAAGGGTCGTAGTTGCTGAGCGCACCCGCCTCCAGGCTGTCGGGCACGTAGTGGGTCGCGACGGTGCCGGCCAGGCCGCCTCCATGCGCATTGGTCAGCGCGCGTTTGTTGATGACGTAGTTCACCGCGCGCCGCACGTGGACGTCGTCGAAGGGGGGAACCGCCAGGTTCATCATCACGGTACGGAGGAAGTCGCGCGACTGGACGTCGATGTGGCCGAGGTTGGCGTCCGACTGCACGGATTGGAGCAGCGAGGGCGCGAGTTGCGGCGGCGGAGAGGCGCGCATGATCAAGTCTGCCTTGCCACCCTCCAGCAGGCGCGCCGCCTCAGCGTCCGACATACCGATCGCGAACTCGATACGGTCGACGAACGCGGGGCGCACGGGATCCATCTCTGGCTTCCACGAGGGATTCCGCACCAGCGTCAAGGAGCTGCCCAAACGGAAATTGCTGATCATGTAAGGGCCCGATGCCACGAGGAACGGTCCATAGCCGGCATCGTGGCCGCTCGCCATGCCCAGGGGCTCCGCAACATCACCGGATCTGGGTGGAGTGGGCGCGCTCTGCGTGAGAGCGAAACGCGCTGCCAGGTCACCGGCGGGCTGGTTGAGTCGGACCGTGAGCGTGTATCGGTCGGGCGTTGAGAGTCCCGCGATGGTGGCGACGTCCTGTGAGCGGTAGGCGTCAAAGCCCTCGATCACCGAGTAGACGTCGGCTCGATTGCCGGCTAGGCGAGCGTCTCGCATGAGCGCACGCACGATGTCGGCTGAGATGATGTCCGAGTGTTCCATCGGTGGGGCGTACTTCATCCCCGGCCGGATCCGGAAGGTCCAGGTCCGGCCATCCGCGGAGACCTGAGGCCACCCCTGCGCGAGGTCGGGGTGCAGGTCGGCGCCGCCGTCCTGGTATGGGCGTCCCGGATGGGTGAATAGCGTTCGAACCAGACAGCAGCGAAGCAGCTCAGCCGAATCCAGCCCGTTGGCCAGCTGCGGATCCAGAGCAGAAGGTCGCGGGTCCGGGTTGGCCAGGTCCGAGATGCTCCAGCCTGGGATGACGACTCGCAGGGTCCCGCCACGAGCTGCGAGCTGAGATGGTGCCACGGCGCTTGGCGTGGCCTGGATGTGCGCCGACACCCAGACGTTAGGCCCATCGGATCCGATCCCTTCCGCGACGCCCCTCAACGCAACCGTCGACACGCGAGCGCTGTTCGGGTCGATCCTGGCGACACCGCCGGCAACACCTTTCGAGACCCAGACGGCCCCGGCGCCGATCGTGATGTCAGACGGAGCGGCTCCAACAGGAATCTCAAGGGTCGCATTGGTGGCCGGAGTTATGCGCGTGACCAGCTGCGCAGGGTCGCTCGCGACCCAGACGGCGCCGTGGCCGGCCGCAATCGCGGTCGGCGCGCCTGGCAGCGGAATCGTGGCAACAACCGCGGCTGAGCTGCCGTCGATCCGGGAAAGCGTCCGGTCGACGCCGTTGCCGACCCACACCGTATCCCCGCTGACGGCGATGGGTTCAGGGCCGTCTCCCACCGGGATCCGAGCCGTCACTCGCTCGGT
Above is a window of Candidatus Dormiibacterota bacterium DNA encoding:
- a CDS encoding TIGR03621 family F420-dependent LLM class oxidoreductase, which gives rise to MRPFRFGVVAAMARSGEEWAVKARRIESMGYATLLMPDGLRYTLAPLPALTAAAVATRTLRVGTYVIANDYRNPVFLAKEAATVDVLSGGRFELGIGVGRPDAAEDNRMLGIPFDSGAVRVARLAESLALLKALLSGQTATATGPHYAGADAQISPRPVQQPRPPILVAASKRRLLELAAREADIIALGIAPTETEAGVAERIAWIREAAGSRFDQLELNLNLMAVGAQVPRWISSQMGLTAESLARAGAIAALTGTTDEMVEGLQRRREKLGISYIAVSDELMEGLAPVVERLAGR
- a CDS encoding ABC transporter ATP-binding protein, with protein sequence MPSLLRVLATYLRPYARPVTLVVGLLLIQAITNLYLPNLSADIINNGVTKGDLGYIWRIGAIMLALAVVVGILAIVAVYFASRAAMGFGRDVRRAVFERVQQFSATEMNRFGTPSLITRNTNDVQQVQLFVQMALTMLVTAPIILVGGIILAVRENVTLSAILIVILPLMIAVFAVLMYFAIPLFQSMQRKIDRITEVLREQITGVRVIRAFNRIPYERDRFKAANVDLTTTALRVNRIFALALPALLAIMNLSSVAVVWFGGHLIDSGQMPVGNLIAFLAYILQIMFAVMMAVMMIIFIPRAAASAARLEAVLNTQPAITDPEQPVEPTAITGAVEFRDVTFGYPGGEKPVLHGLSFELRPGATTAIIGGTGSGKTTLLNLIPRFFDTTDGAVYVNDVDVRQQPLETLWSSIGLVPQQAYLFKGTIAQNLRFGKDDATEAELWHALEVAQARDFVAAMPETLEAPVDQGGTNLSGGQRQRLAIARALVRRPTLYLFDDCFSALDAGTDARLRSALKPEARDAAVVIVAQRVSTILSADQIIVLDAGRIVGIGTHQELLSSTEAYREIVASQLGEEAVA
- a CDS encoding ABC transporter ATP-binding protein: MARGAGGRPPARPGFGGGFGGMMPPQKTKDLGKTLRQLLARLQPERMRIIVAAVLALGSVAGSVIGPKIIGNATNVIFDGVIGKSLPAGITKQQAVAGLRAQGHGQIADLVSGANVVPGRGIDFTQLGQILALAALIYLLAAALTWMLSYIMAGVAQRTVYGLRRDADAKLARLPLKYFDSHAHGDMLSRVTNDIDNITTTLQQGMSQFLTSTLTIVGVLAVMVWISPLLAAVALVTVPVSIVVTLLVARRSQKHFAAQWARTGMLNGQVEQVHTGHALVQVFGRRQKAIEEFDQQNQALYEAGFMAGFLSGIIMPAMGFLGNLNYVVIAAVGGYRVATGSITLGDVQAFIQYSRQFTMPISQLAGQLNLLQSGLASAERIFEFLGEEEETPDAVVSPHSLAGEGQGGGAVTMEHVSFRYEPEKPLITDFNLEVRPGQTIAIVGPTGAGKTTIVNLLMRFYDIDEGRICLDGINTRDLRRDDVRRVFGMVLQDTWLFTGTIRDNIGYGKIGASNEEIVAAAQAAYVDQFVRTLPDGYDTVLTDDASNISAGQKQLLTIARAFLADPTVLILDEATSSVDTRTEVLIQQAMARLRQGRTGFVIAHRLSTIRNADSIVVMDQGRIVEMGSHAELLRRGGFYYTLYNSQFTDALAQAS
- a CDS encoding histidine phosphatase family protein, which translates into the protein MSAPTTQVLLMRHADVENPQGVIYGHLPGFGLSQLGRAQAAAVGQSLRDSGVRRIVHSPLDRARETAEIVNAQLPAPVPLIPEPALREAEFGRYLQGVPRWQIPIRRPRFFVHKLRRGSQAGDESIETLGRRVLDVANRVAHEHPDEVSLLISHADPLQAAWILLDGRPQTEREMYHKQVGKAAILEVDFEGDRVVWTRYIPAPKVTAV
- a CDS encoding cyclic nucleotide-binding domain-containing protein, translating into MPDPKVERLTRVPLFAGISKRDLEFVASRVDEVSLKPGQTLIREGEPTESFFVLESGHVQVTRAGKPAARLGPGDFFGEIGMLDRGRATATVVTDGPVEAMVLSHSQFADAIKGNSTLALQVIAAMAKRLRTNEST
- a CDS encoding adenylate/guanylate cyclase domain-containing protein, whose amino-acid sequence is MGDNAWRDVLEQHHASVRRELTHFRGQEIGTTGDGFLATFDGPARAVRCAVAIRDRLRESGLEVRAGVYTGECERMGDNIGGLAVHIGSRVAGLAGPGEVLASSTVKDLVSGSGIVFEDRGAHPLKGSLASGACTRSPQSEFPLLRLRGWVRVGV
- a CDS encoding twin-arginine translocation signal domain-containing protein, with protein sequence MNQLRLTRRDLLKGAAAAGGLAAAGALLGPLGVLAEQESDGESMAFGPWSPPQPIAELASTHSDYHPAISRDGRSLYFTTDRDAPSFPAEIMVSQREDDEAPWGPPVAVDALNRQGFNSGVPNLEPNGHVIYFNSNRGEGPGGGDLYVSRRHDRKDDFSWELPVPLPGQLNTTANESGPTYFKERQTDVARLYFTRFSGKGSLGEASQDWDVYFSLQADDGSFGAGQIVPTLNSPYGPPWSRDTRTAIRRDGLEMFVTTNRHAGLATPTENIWVATRTDTTSEDWTMSVQADPNLNSGQGDGGPALSWDGTTLYFFSQRTASDKPGKRQLWMSTRERL
- a CDS encoding ABC transporter substrate-binding protein codes for the protein MRRAPTKRVSDEVRPIGAARHDASSPARPLTRREQEVANLVAQGLTNRQIAEKLFVSERTAEYHVEQIRNKLGFHTRSQIAAWATQVNGHSAPSQAEAVVTIPAPLRRRRLLVEPRLRALTLIVAAALLLSGGGLAYVMSRPAAALPTPVDGISQLDATTMRLIQTIPTGTRGSQIAVGDGYVWQISYIGRTLKRIDPRSQQVTTYGITNGAPPVGIAIGDHAVWVATAYGSKSVFRFDPKAQLFGAPIEVASGLQGIAFGANAVWVTDKNDNAVYRISPLTERVTARIPVGDGPEPIAVSGDTVWVGNGVDRTLSRIDGSSAAVVATIPLPGAPTAIAAGHGAVWVASDPAQLVTRITPATNATLEIPVGAAPSDITIGAGAVWVSKGVAGGVARIDPNSARVSTVALRGVAEGIGSDGPNVWVSAHIQATPSAVAPSQLAARGGTLRVVIPGWSISDLANPDPRPSALDPQLANGLDSAELLRCCLVRTLFTHPGRPYQDGGADLHPDLAQGWPQVSADGRTWTFRIRPGMKYAPPMEHSDIISADIVRALMRDARLAGNRADVYSVIEGFDAYRSQDVATIAGLSTPDRYTLTVRLNQPAGDLAARFALTQSAPTPPRSGDVAEPLGMASGHDAGYGPFLVASGPYMISNFRLGSSLTLVRNPSWKPEMDPVRPAFVDRIEFAIGMSDAEAARLLEGGKADLIMRASPPPQLAPSLLQSVQSDANLGHIDVQSRDFLRTVMMNLAVPPFDDVHVRRAVNYVINKRALTNAHGGGLAGTVATHYVPDSLEAGALSNYDPYATDAAAGNLELASREMKLSRYDPQHIGRCSVPICTHVLAVARKGATGPFPELGGFPMLGRMIAADLSELGINLDVVVGMPFPTSPEKRVGIYLTEGLAPSFMSASSTFPSDLSGPRNEALLGATPEQLRARGYSVSDVPTVDARINECMSMFGDARSAECWTALDVYVMEQVVPIAPYTLENVAEVVPPRVTRYSYDQSSDSPALDQIAVRPLLASP